From Candoia aspera isolate rCanAsp1 chromosome 4, rCanAsp1.hap2, whole genome shotgun sequence, a single genomic window includes:
- the TNFRSF12A gene encoding tumor necrosis factor receptor superfamily member 12A, which yields MLAWGAILGLLPVLLGTAGGEPIAETTCPGGQSWSPDLEKCMDCSVCQRQNKNDFCSTCGDPQPTNTFNLWLLVGASLGAVLLASIIGGIIIYARCRRREKFTTPIEETGGHSAQESLIH from the exons ATGCTTGCCTGGGGAGCCATCCTGGGGCTCTTGCCCGTGTTGCTCGGGACCGCCGGGGGAGAGCCCATCGCAG AAACCACGTGCCCCGGAGGCCAGTCCTGGAGCCCGGACCTGGAAAAGTGCATGGATTGCTCGGTGTGCCAACGTCAAAACAAGAATGATTTTTGCTCTACCT GTGGAGACCCCCAGCCCACCAATACCTTCAATTTGTGGCTGTTAGTTGGGGCATCTCTCGGTGCTGTTCTTCTGGCTAGCATCATTGGGGGCATAATAATTTATGCCCGCTGCCGAAGGCGAGAAAAATTCACCA CCCCAATAGAAGAAACTGGAGGCCATTCAGCTCAAGAATCACTGATACACTGA
- the LOC134496776 gene encoding uncharacterized protein LOC134496776 has product MQNPLSAEAIENPGKSPLYSHPPSFFGTKTPREQTNQSESSFERKRESRAGRKASEREEEEFKMSKEKLMEQERILQQFHADTVFLSGNKEWLVQKNFFVVKSTVEKIVKWAYESSRGLYPFEPIPLGSYKEELHLQAESASHDFDFLVPLRYNSKLALRSRCVPHDSPSRPSRELPTYLFRRRGVRELPDKGLPAFRQGTKVLVDVEEVAETDVEIYCDKPKSQWGEEEDEEDAEYYNLEMCQESLSCHNLNPEQILKDFHQYVGIALNPEYTHPRQNDPVFQRRLFPSRVPSIHNRMRENIKLETLDLSGCAIQLAFDEGNEIVPVKLVPAIRGVIKFSNEFIREDFTHLSDWWGGDLSNEKKSFLRKVEAVTEAGPELVPKGGFWRLSFSCAEAMILEEVDADGGQRRAALRLLKFVNKTRWTPEYGKILTSYHLKTILLWCCEIYHHKEHWETLLSSLETLLGLLKHTLAEKNLPHYFLQPVNLFSRHYKISNSTYRPLALQALCHEVSAMLADATAYLVPGHESPGCSANKDHEEKAAALQEFKERHQEELKELKRMEDERMYEEVEITEE; this is encoded by the exons aTGCAAAACCCCTTGTCGGCAGAGGCGATAGAAAACCC GGGGAAAAGTCCACTTTACAGCCATCCTCCCTCTTTCTTCGGTACAAAAACCCCCCGAGAGCAAACCAACCAATCGGAAAGCAGCTTTGAAAGGAAACGTGAAAGCCGAGCTGGACGGAAGGCTtcagagagggaggaggaagagttcAAAATGAGcaaggaaaagctgatggaacaGGAGAGAATTCTGCAGCAGTTCCACGCGGACACCGTTTTCCTTTCAGGGAACAAGGAGTGGCTTGTCCAGAAGAACTTCTTTGTCGTGAAAAGCACGGTGGAGAAGATTGTGAAGTGGGCCTATGAATCCAGCAGGGGGTTATACCCCTTTGAGCCCATCCCCTTGGGCAGCTACAAGGAGGAGCTGCACCTTCAAGCGGAGAGCGCTTCCCACGATTTCGACTTCCTCGTCCCGCTGCGGTATAACTCCAAGCTGGCGCTCAGGAGCAGATGCGTCCCCCACGACTCCCCCAGCCGCCCCAGCCGCGAGCTCCCCACCTACCTCTTTCGCCGGAGGGGAGTCCGCGAGCTTCCTGACAAAGGGCTGCCGGCCTTTCGCCAGGGCACCAAAGTGCTGGTGGACGTCGAGGAGGTGGCGGAGACGGATGTGGAGATCTATTGCGATAAGCCAAAATCGCagtggggggaagaggaggatgaggaggacGCCGAGTACTATAACTTAGAAATGTGCCAG GAGAGTCTCAGCTGCCATAATCTGAATCCAGAGCAAATCCTGAAGGACTTCCATCAATATGTAGGCATTGCCTTGAATCCAG AGTACACCCATCCTCGACAAAATG ATCCTGTTTTCCAACGTCGGCTTTTCCCCTCCCGAGTACCCAGTATCCATAACAGGATGAGAG AGAACATCAAATTAGAGACCTTGGATTTGAGCGGTTGTGCcatccagttggctttcgacGAAGGGAACGAAATTGTCCCAGTGAAGCTGGTGCCGGCCATTCGGGGGGTGATAAAGTTCTCCAATGAGTTTATAAGGGAAGATTTCACCCACCTTTCTGACTGGTGGGGCGGTGACCTGAGCAACGAAAAGAAAAGCTTCCTCCGGAAGGTAGAGGCCGTTACGGAAGCAGGGCCGGAGCTCGTCCCAAAGGGAGGATTCTGGAG GCTGTCTTTCAGCTGTGCTGAGGCTATGATCCTTGAGGAAGTTGACGCCGATGGAGGACAGAGGCGGGCGGCTTTACGACTGCTTAAGTTTGTTAACAAGACTAGATGGACCCCAGAGTATGGCAAAATCTTGACTTCCTATCATCTTAAG ACCATTTTGCTGTGGTGCTGTGAGATCTACCACCACAAAGAACACTGGGAGACTCTGCTGTCCTCTCTAGAGACGCTCCTTGGGCTGCTAAAACACACCCTGGCTGAGAAAAACCTTCCTCATTATTTCCTACAGCCTGTCAATCTCTTCAGCAGGCACTACAAAATCAGCAACAGTACCTACCGGCCCTTAGCCTTGCAGGCCCTCTGCCATGAGGTTTCAGCCATGTTGGCAGATGCCACGGCCTACCTCGTGCCGGGCCACGAATCGCCAGGCTGCTCAGCCAACAAAGACCATGAAGAGAAAGCCGCAGCTCTCCAGGAGTTTAAAGAAAGACATCAGGAAGAGCTGAAAGAGCTCAAGAGAATGGAAGATGAACGAATGTATGAGGAAGTGGAAATTACTGAAGAATAA